From Paenibacillus thermoaerophilus, one genomic window encodes:
- a CDS encoding LysR family transcriptional regulator: MFTAVAETGSITEAANRLMISQPAVSMQLKRLEQEMGVTLFSPSGRGILLTDAGKTFLEHAKRMMSMEDQLLRAMGEYREGRKGHILLGASPVVGIEPVGPIRGNRLYAGKDCPIDPQAHPESAVIETESAEVVKWLVMAGLGRGMVLESTVKVERSAGLLRTAG, translated from the coding sequence TTGTTCACGGCAGTTGCCGAAACGGGAAGCATCACGGAAGCGGCCAACCGACTCATGATCAGCCAACCCGCCGTCTCGATGCAGTTGAAACGGTTGGAACAAGAAATGGGCGTGACGCTTTTCAGCCCGAGCGGGAGAGGTATCCTGCTGACGGACGCAGGCAAAACGTTTTTGGAGCATGCCAAACGAATGATGTCCATGGAAGACCAATTGCTGCGGGCGATGGGGGAATACCGGGAGGGGCGCAAAGGCCACATTTTGCTGGGGGCGTCGCCCGTCGTGGGCATCGAACCGGTCGGCCCCATACGCGGAAATCGTTTATATGCAGGCAAGGACTGTCCGATCGATCCGCAGGCTCATCCGGAGTCAGCCGTAATAGAGACGGAATCCGCCGAAGTCGTGAAGTGGTTGGTAATGGCTGGGCTGGGACGGGGAATGGTGTTGGAGTCAACCGTAAAGGTTGAGCGGTCTGCCGGTTTGCTGCGTACTGCGGGTTAA
- a CDS encoding ThiF family adenylyltransferase — protein MTTDHTAGAGLSEEQRMRYSRQMLFAPIGEAGQALLLESRVAVVGMGALGAVLANHLVRSGVGYIRLIDRDFVEPSNLQRQMLYDENDAAQSLPKAEAAAAKLRAVNSGVRIEPHVADLNPANAEALLTDVDLILDGTDNFAVRFLINDVAVKHGIPWIYGGAVSSRGVALPIIPGETPCLRCLFGGPPEAGTVETCDTAGVIGPIIHIVASLQAAEALKLLTGANDWLQRKLVTTDLWHNHYAAVDVSRSRQADCPCCGGGRYEYLDSSAAGEWIHSLCGRDSVQIAPVSAKRVPLDEWAARLAPLGPVERNPFLLKFKPDSERTLVLFPDGRVLVQGTDDPVVAKSLYARYIGM, from the coding sequence ATGACAACCGATCATACCGCCGGCGCCGGGCTGTCGGAGGAGCAGCGCATGCGTTATTCCCGGCAAATGCTGTTCGCCCCGATCGGCGAAGCCGGACAAGCCCTGCTGCTTGAAAGCCGGGTTGCCGTCGTCGGCATGGGCGCATTGGGCGCGGTGCTGGCCAACCATCTCGTCCGCAGCGGCGTCGGGTACATCCGTCTGATCGACCGCGACTTCGTCGAACCCAGCAACCTGCAGCGGCAGATGCTCTACGACGAGAACGACGCGGCTCAGTCGCTGCCGAAAGCCGAGGCGGCTGCGGCCAAGCTGAGAGCCGTGAACAGCGGCGTCCGGATCGAACCGCATGTTGCGGATCTCAATCCCGCTAACGCGGAGGCGCTGCTGACGGATGTCGATCTCATCCTGGACGGAACCGACAATTTTGCCGTCCGGTTTCTTATTAACGACGTAGCCGTGAAGCACGGCATCCCCTGGATTTACGGAGGAGCGGTCAGCTCGCGGGGAGTCGCGTTGCCGATCATCCCGGGCGAAACACCTTGTCTGCGCTGCTTGTTCGGCGGACCGCCGGAGGCGGGTACGGTCGAGACATGCGACACCGCGGGCGTGATCGGCCCGATCATCCACATCGTCGCCTCGCTGCAGGCCGCCGAGGCGCTTAAGCTGCTGACGGGGGCAAACGACTGGCTTCAGCGCAAGCTGGTGACGACCGACCTGTGGCACAATCATTACGCCGCCGTCGATGTGTCCCGTTCGCGTCAAGCGGATTGTCCGTGCTGCGGCGGCGGCCGATACGAATATCTGGATTCGTCGGCGGCAGGCGAATGGATTCACAGCTTGTGCGGACGCGACTCGGTTCAGATCGCGCCGGTCTCCGCCAAGCGGGTGCCGCTTGACGAATGGGCGGCCAGATTGGCTCCCCTCGGACCGGTCGAACGCAATCCGTTTCTCCTCAAATTCAAGCCGGATTCCGAGCGGACGCTGGTGTTGTTCCCGGACGGACGCGTTCTTGTGCAAGGCACCGACGATCCTGTTGTCGCCAAAAGTTTATACGCCCGTTATATTGGCATGTAA
- a CDS encoding DJ-1/PfpI family protein translates to MDEVKDADAVLITSGGSVPQLIGDPDYLSRLRLSPNRQIIGAMCSGALILAALGLLTGKEATTYPTRRQLLSEYDVTVVDKDFVPHERIATAAGCLAAQNLCEWMIASLLGRDMAPKVLRTIQPVGKGL, encoded by the coding sequence ATAGATGAGGTCAAAGACGCTGACGCGGTTTTGATTACAAGCGGAGGATCGGTCCCTCAATTAATCGGAGACCCGGATTATTTGTCCCGGCTGCGGTTGTCGCCGAATCGGCAGATCATCGGCGCAATGTGCTCGGGCGCGTTAATTTTGGCCGCTCTCGGACTGTTGACGGGCAAGGAGGCCACCACTTATCCTACGCGAAGACAGCTCTTGTCCGAATATGATGTAACCGTTGTCGACAAGGACTTTGTTCCTCATGAGCGAATTGCGACAGCCGCGGGATGTTTGGCGGCACAAAACTTGTGCGAATGGATGATCGCTTCTCTTCTTGGCCGGGATATGGCCCCCAAAGTGCTGAGGACCATTCAACCGGTCGGCAAAGGTTTGTAA
- a CDS encoding HD-GYP domain-containing protein has product MLLHRVDYVDIAGTRPKAESADTSAPLTEFYSNAVRQVSKLFEDVRVTGTIDESEVDNSIAPLLDLFQTERDLVSVLLSSVSRDEYTYQHCVQVGSISYFIAQWMGLPEEDCSRIGKAGYLHDIGKCRIPSSVLNKPGRLSDEEYAQVRKHPEYGYQIIQASMDNDLCAKVALEHHERMDGSGYPYGIKGTEIQLASRIVAVADVYSAMICDRAYQKRRHLLDVLRELYRLSFSELDPAVVQVFLRFMMPNFVGKKAHLSNGEEGIVVLIHESDWFRPLVQVNGTYIDLKVRRDLEIQDVSA; this is encoded by the coding sequence TTGCTTCTCCACCGGGTCGACTATGTCGATATTGCCGGTACCCGGCCGAAGGCGGAATCGGCCGACACATCCGCTCCTCTTACCGAATTTTACTCGAACGCCGTCCGGCAAGTCTCGAAGCTGTTCGAAGACGTACGCGTCACGGGCACGATCGACGAATCCGAAGTGGACAACAGCATCGCGCCGCTGCTCGACTTGTTCCAGACGGAGCGCGATCTCGTATCGGTCCTGCTCTCGTCCGTATCGCGGGACGAATATACCTATCAGCACTGCGTTCAGGTCGGCAGCATCTCCTACTTTATCGCGCAATGGATGGGGTTGCCCGAAGAGGACTGCAGCCGCATCGGCAAAGCCGGCTATTTGCACGACATCGGAAAATGCCGCATCCCCTCCTCCGTGTTGAACAAGCCCGGACGGCTCAGCGACGAGGAGTACGCGCAAGTACGGAAGCATCCGGAATACGGCTATCAGATTATCCAAGCCTCCATGGATAACGATTTGTGCGCCAAAGTCGCGCTGGAGCACCACGAACGGATGGACGGCAGCGGATATCCGTACGGCATCAAGGGAACCGAGATTCAGCTTGCTTCCCGGATCGTCGCCGTCGCGGACGTCTACAGCGCCATGATCTGCGATCGGGCCTATCAGAAGCGGCGTCATCTGCTCGATGTGCTGCGCGAGCTGTACCGTCTCAGCTTCTCGGAGCTGGACCCGGCCGTCGTACAAGTATTCCTGCGCTTCATGATGCCGAACTTCGTCGGCAAAAAAGCGCACCTGTCCAACGGCGAGGAAGGCATCGTCGTGCTGATCCACGAGAGCGACTGGTTCCGGCCGCTGGTTCAGGTGAACGGTACTTATATCGATCTGAAAGTCCGGAGAGACCTCGAAATCCAGGACGTATCGGCTTGA
- a CDS encoding bifunctional metallophosphatase/5'-nucleotidase, translating to MTTNEDRLLLIHTNDIHSHFDALPRLAGAVDSLRRRRPPERTLYVDIGDHMDRMRLETEGSRGRVNIELMNRMGVEAAVPGNNEGLTMTPDELAELYGRQASFPVLACNLHAREGETPAWLRRSVVIPKGGLRIGLIGATAAFNDFYELLGWRAEEPLAAISREAAALQGQADLVIVLSHLGIALDERMADTVEGIDVIVGAHTHHLFEEPVLRGGVWMGAAGKFAQHAGWMELQLSPDRSGGRRKIERVLGGVVASSAFGSESWAEEVLARHLAAAEAALGRPFLRLDRNLPASDTMESPLGNLLADGLRRWTGAEIGLVNGGQLLRGLEAGDVSDSMLLKLCPSPINPCRMSIRGRDLLEALEESLLPEFVKLPIRGYGFRGERLGALCVSNMEIRYDPDAEPGSKLLSVKIGGAELRPDATYEVGTIDMFTFSVGYKSLARGTNRRYYLPEFIRDVLKTELQNGAALQQCAVPRWIACARPSAAKP from the coding sequence ATGACGACAAACGAAGATCGCCTTTTGTTAATCCATACGAACGACATTCACAGCCATTTCGACGCGCTGCCCCGGCTGGCGGGTGCGGTGGACAGCCTGAGGCGGAGACGGCCTCCGGAACGGACGTTGTATGTCGATATCGGCGACCATATGGACCGCATGCGGCTGGAGACGGAGGGCAGCCGGGGAAGGGTCAATATCGAGCTGATGAACCGGATGGGCGTCGAGGCGGCGGTGCCCGGCAATAACGAAGGACTGACGATGACCCCGGACGAGTTGGCGGAGTTGTACGGGCGGCAGGCGTCGTTTCCCGTGCTGGCCTGCAACCTCCATGCGCGGGAAGGGGAGACGCCGGCTTGGTTGAGACGATCGGTCGTCATTCCCAAGGGAGGCCTGAGGATCGGTCTGATCGGAGCGACCGCGGCGTTCAACGATTTCTACGAGCTGCTCGGCTGGCGGGCGGAGGAACCGCTCGCGGCGATCTCCCGGGAGGCCGCGGCCCTCCAAGGCCAAGCGGACCTCGTGATCGTCCTGTCCCATCTGGGTATCGCGCTGGACGAGCGAATGGCCGACACGGTCGAAGGCATCGACGTGATCGTGGGCGCGCACACGCATCACCTGTTCGAGGAACCGGTGCTTCGCGGAGGGGTCTGGATGGGAGCGGCCGGAAAGTTCGCCCAGCACGCGGGCTGGATGGAGCTTCAGTTGTCCCCCGACCGAAGCGGGGGGCGGAGAAAAATCGAACGGGTTCTCGGGGGAGTGGTCGCCTCGTCGGCGTTCGGGAGCGAGAGCTGGGCGGAGGAGGTGCTGGCGCGGCATTTGGCGGCGGCCGAAGCGGCGCTGGGCCGCCCTTTCCTGCGGCTCGACCGGAACTTGCCGGCCAGCGATACGATGGAATCGCCCCTCGGCAATCTGCTCGCCGATGGTCTGCGGCGCTGGACGGGAGCCGAGATCGGCCTTGTGAACGGAGGCCAACTGCTGCGCGGACTGGAGGCGGGAGACGTCAGCGACAGCATGCTGCTGAAGCTGTGCCCGTCTCCGATCAATCCATGCCGGATGTCCATCCGGGGACGAGACTTGCTGGAGGCGCTGGAGGAAAGCCTTCTCCCGGAGTTCGTGAAGCTTCCGATCCGCGGTTACGGATTCAGGGGGGAGCGGCTGGGCGCCCTCTGCGTCTCCAATATGGAGATTCGTTACGATCCCGATGCCGAACCGGGAAGCAAGCTTCTAAGCGTAAAGATCGGCGGAGCCGAGCTGCGGCCGGACGCCACTTACGAAGTCGGCACGATCGACATGTTTACGTTCTCCGTCGGCTACAAGAGCTTGGCCAGGGGAACGAACCGGCGGTATTACCTGCCGGAGTTTATCCGCGACGTGCTGAAGACGGAATTGCAAAACGGCGCGGCCTTGCAGCAATGCGCGGTTCCGCGGTGGATCGCGTGCGCCCGGCCCTCGGCCGCGAAGCCTTGA
- a CDS encoding molybdenum cofactor biosynthesis protein has product MAKWTVLLFAGAADAIGSDRISLETADEAPTAGDIKRELVGRYPEAARVVSASFVACDYEYIQDHEPVKPGSELALIPPVSGGQPHKEDQPAQEPLFRLTREAIDLHAVSSLVSHPDHGANLVFAGSTREWTDGRRTVRLEYDAYELMALREMEKIGNDIGRRWPGTRTAIVHRLGPVGPGEISVVIAVSSPRRAAAYEASRYAIDQLKLTVPIWKKEIWEDGSEWKGDQTGPWNPLAREKEDDSL; this is encoded by the coding sequence GTGGCAAAATGGACCGTTCTCCTGTTCGCAGGGGCCGCCGACGCGATCGGGTCTGACCGCATATCGCTGGAGACCGCGGACGAGGCGCCGACGGCGGGAGACATCAAGCGGGAGCTGGTCGGCCGTTATCCGGAAGCGGCCCGCGTCGTCTCGGCCAGCTTCGTCGCCTGCGACTACGAATATATTCAGGATCACGAACCGGTGAAGCCCGGCTCGGAACTGGCGCTGATCCCGCCCGTGTCCGGGGGGCAGCCGCATAAGGAAGACCAACCGGCGCAGGAGCCGCTCTTCCGGCTTACGCGCGAGGCGATCGACCTCCACGCCGTCTCCAGTCTCGTCTCGCACCCGGATCACGGCGCGAACCTCGTATTCGCCGGTTCCACCCGCGAATGGACGGACGGCCGGCGTACGGTCCGTCTGGAGTACGACGCGTACGAACTAATGGCACTGCGGGAGATGGAGAAGATCGGCAACGATATCGGCCGGAGATGGCCCGGCACCCGGACCGCTATCGTCCATCGCCTGGGTCCGGTCGGTCCCGGCGAGATCAGCGTCGTTATCGCCGTGTCAAGCCCCCGCCGGGCGGCCGCTTACGAAGCCAGCCGATACGCGATCGATCAGCTTAAGCTGACGGTGCCGATCTGGAAAAAGGAAATATGGGAGGACGGCTCCGAGTGGAAGGGCGACCAGACCGGCCCTTGGAATCCGCTTGCCCGCGAGAAGGAGGACGATTCGCTATGA
- a CDS encoding HD-GYP domain-containing protein, with protein MRLIPVRQLKPGMRLGKRIYSQEGIVLLTEYVELTQSMIDRLAEHGIAFVYIYDPRTEDVVVNDLVDPETRARAVGEIRRHFRRMMDESARKRNVRGTRMDKTFRTILGDIIDDLSRHPNAMLMLNDICMADHYLYHHSLNVCIYTTMLGIVHGYSKEELLTIGLGALLHDIGKVHISPELLQKPGKLSESEYELVKKHAEDGYLMLKDEPNIPLLSAHCALQHHERLDGSGYPRGLVGDEIHEYAQWIGIVDSYDAMTSYRSYRLALLPHQALEVLYTGAGTLYDTNKVMQFRDRVAIYPIGATVRLNTGEVGVVVDLNSAFAHRPIVRILQDPDGVELDVPYEVDLSKKLNVLVTSVNEVQVRDTESSNGMDTRSIQASS; from the coding sequence ATGCGATTGATTCCGGTACGCCAGTTGAAGCCGGGCATGCGTCTGGGAAAAAGAATATACAGCCAGGAAGGGATTGTGCTCCTGACGGAATATGTCGAATTGACCCAAAGCATGATCGATCGGCTGGCCGAACACGGCATTGCGTTCGTGTACATATACGATCCGCGAACGGAAGATGTCGTCGTCAACGATTTGGTCGACCCGGAGACGAGAGCCCGGGCCGTGGGGGAGATTCGCCGGCATTTCCGCCGCATGATGGATGAATCGGCCCGGAAGCGAAATGTGCGGGGGACCCGGATGGACAAGACGTTCCGCACGATATTGGGGGACATCATCGACGATTTGTCGCGCCATCCGAACGCGATGCTGATGCTGAACGACATCTGCATGGCGGATCATTACCTGTATCATCACTCGTTAAACGTCTGCATCTATACGACAATGCTCGGTATTGTACACGGATATTCGAAGGAGGAATTGTTAACGATCGGACTGGGCGCCCTTCTGCACGATATCGGCAAGGTGCACATCTCCCCCGAGCTGCTGCAAAAACCCGGCAAGCTGAGCGAGTCCGAATACGAGCTTGTGAAGAAGCATGCCGAGGACGGATATCTGATGCTGAAGGACGAGCCGAATATTCCGCTGCTGTCCGCCCACTGCGCCCTGCAGCATCACGAACGGCTGGACGGATCGGGGTACCCGCGCGGACTGGTCGGCGACGAGATTCACGAATACGCCCAGTGGATCGGCATCGTCGACTCTTACGACGCGATGACCTCGTACCGCTCGTACCGTCTGGCTCTGCTGCCGCATCAGGCGTTGGAGGTTCTGTATACCGGAGCGGGCACCCTGTACGATACGAACAAGGTCATGCAGTTCCGGGACCGCGTCGCCATCTATCCGATCGGCGCGACGGTGAGGCTGAACACCGGCGAGGTCGGTGTTGTCGTCGATCTGAATTCGGCTTTCGCTCATCGGCCGATCGTACGCATTCTGCAGGACCCGGACGGCGTGGAGCTTGACGTTCCGTACGAGGTGGACTTGTCGAAGAAGCTCAATGTGCTGGTGACCAGCGTCAACGAGGTGCAGGTAAGGGACACGGAGTCTTCGAACGGGATGGATACCCGCTCCATTCAAGCGTCATCCTAA
- the sufB gene encoding Fe-S cluster assembly protein SufB — translation MAKKMPELEEYKYGFRDKDVSVFRSGKGLTREIVIEISKMKGEPDWMTEFRLKSLDIFNSKPLPKWGGDLSDLDFNDIIYYVKPTEKQGKTWEEVPEEIKHTFDRLGIPEAEQKFLAGVSAQYESEVVYHSMREDLEKQGVLFTDMDTAVREYPEIVKEYFGTIVPPTDNKFAALNSAVWSGGSFIYVPKGVKCEIPLQAYFRINSENMGQFERTLIIADEDSFVHYVEGCTAPIYSTNSLHSAVVEIICKKNSRVRYTTIQNWAPNIYNLVTKRAVAEENATMEWIDGNIGSKLTMKYPAVVLKGRGAKGMVLSIAIAGKGQHQDAGAKMIHLAPDTSSTIVSKSISKHGGKVTYRGLASFGRKSQGSKANIKCDTLILDNKSTSDTIPYNEILNDNITLEHEATVSKVSEDQLFYLMSRGLSEAEATQMIVMGFIEPFTKELPMEYAVEMNRLIKFEMEGSIG, via the coding sequence GCGAGCCGGACTGGATGACCGAATTCCGTCTGAAATCGCTGGACATTTTCAACTCCAAGCCGTTGCCGAAATGGGGCGGCGATCTGAGCGATCTGGATTTCAACGATATCATCTACTACGTCAAGCCGACCGAGAAGCAAGGCAAGACGTGGGAAGAGGTGCCGGAGGAAATCAAGCATACGTTCGACCGTCTGGGTATTCCGGAAGCGGAACAAAAATTTCTGGCGGGCGTCTCGGCCCAATACGAGTCCGAGGTCGTCTACCACAGCATGCGCGAGGATCTGGAGAAGCAAGGCGTGCTGTTCACCGACATGGATACCGCGGTGCGCGAATATCCGGAGATCGTCAAGGAATATTTCGGCACGATCGTTCCGCCGACGGACAACAAGTTCGCCGCGCTGAACAGCGCTGTCTGGTCGGGCGGAAGCTTCATCTACGTGCCGAAGGGCGTCAAATGCGAGATTCCGCTGCAGGCTTACTTCCGGATCAACTCCGAGAACATGGGCCAATTCGAGCGCACGCTGATCATCGCCGACGAAGACAGCTTCGTTCATTACGTCGAAGGCTGCACCGCGCCGATCTACAGCACGAACTCGCTGCATAGCGCCGTCGTCGAGATCATCTGCAAGAAAAATTCCCGCGTCCGCTATACGACGATTCAAAACTGGGCGCCGAATATTTACAATTTGGTTACGAAACGCGCCGTTGCCGAAGAAAACGCGACGATGGAGTGGATCGACGGCAATATCGGCTCCAAGCTGACGATGAAATATCCGGCCGTCGTACTGAAAGGCCGCGGAGCCAAAGGCATGGTTCTCTCCATCGCCATCGCGGGCAAAGGCCAGCACCAAGACGCAGGCGCGAAGATGATCCACCTGGCTCCGGATACGTCCTCGACGATCGTCTCGAAGTCGATCTCCAAGCACGGCGGCAAAGTCACGTACCGCGGCTTGGCGTCGTTCGGACGCAAGTCCCAGGGCTCCAAAGCGAACATCAAGTGCGATACGCTTATTCTCGACAACAAGTCGACATCGGACACGATCCCGTACAACGAGATCCTGAACGACAACATCACGCTGGAGCATGAGGCGACGGTATCGAAGGTATCGGAAGATCAACTGTTCTACCTGATGAGCCGCGGCCTGTCCGAAGCCGAAGCGACCCAGATGATCGTCATGGGCTTCATCGAGCCGTTCACGAAGGAACTGCCGATGGAATACGCGGTCGAGATGAACCGGCTTATCAAGTTCGAGATGGAAGGCAGCATCGGATAA